GTCACACTTGTATTAAAGGAAGATATGCTTTTGGATTTTATGATCATCCTGACAGATTAAAAACTCCTTTAATTAAAAGGAATGGAAAGTTTGAAGAAGCATCATGGGATGAGGCATATGATTTTATTAAAAAAGAATTAAATAGAATTACCAAAGCTAATGGACCAGATGCAGTTGCAGGTATTTCTTCAGCAAGATGTACTAATGAAGAAAATTATGTTTTCCAAAAAATGATTAGAGCAGCAATAGGAACTAATAATATTGATTGCTGTGCAAGAATTTGTCATTCACCTACGGCGTGGGGAATGCAACAAACATTTGGAACTGGAGCAGCTACAAATTCTACAGAAGATATTTACCATGCAGATTTATTTATGGTGATCGGAGCAAATCCAACAAATGCTCACCCTGTTACTGGTGCTAAAATTAAGCAACAAGTAATGAAGGGTAAAAAATTAATTGTATTAGATCCAATTACTACTGAGCTTGCTAAACTTGCTGATTATCATATTAAACTTAGACCAGGAACAAATGTAGCCATATTAAATATGATGTTGCATTATATATTGAAAGCAAACCTTTATGACAAAGACTTTGTCAGAGATAGAACTGAAGGTTTTGCAAATTTCATTAAAGAAATTGAGAGACAAGATATGGATCATTTAGCAAAAGTTGCTGGTGTTGATAAACAGTTAGTTAAAGAAGCTGCAATTGCTTATGCAACAGCTAAAAACTCCATGGAATTCCATGGTTTAGGTGTTACAGAACAAGAGCAAGGATCTAAAACGGTAATGTTAATTGCTGATCTTGCCATGATTACAGGAAATATTGGTAGAAGAGGTGTTGGTGTTAATCCATTGAGAGGACAAAATAATGTTCAAGGTGCAGCTGATATGGGCTGTCAACCCCATCAAGGAGCTGGTTACTTTGAAGTGGCTGATGAAAAAGTTCAAAATTTCTACACTGAAAAATATGGAGTAGTACACCCAACAAAACAAGGACTAAAAATTCCAGAAATGTTTGATGGGGCAATTAATAAAGATGTGAAAGCTGTCTGGATCATTGGAGAAGACATAGTTCAAACAGATCCTAATAGTGCCCACGTAATAGATGCTATGAATTCACTTGAGCTATTAGTTGTACAAGAAATTTTTATGAGTGAGACAGCAAAACTTGCGACAGTAGTATTACCTGGAACAACTTTCTTAGAAAAAAATGGAACTTTTACTAATACAGAAAGAAGAATTCAAAGAGTTAACCGAGCCGTACCTCCTTTACCTGGTACAAAAACAGATGGAACAATTGTAACAGACATGATGCAAAAATTAGGCTTTGATCAACCTGAATATGATGCTGATCAAGTTCTTGCAGAAATAGCTGACGTGGTTCCTTTCTTTAAAGGTGTAACAAGAGAAAGACTTGGTAAAATGGGATTACAGTGGCCAGTACAAGAAGATGGAACAGATACTCAAATTTTACACCAAGAAACATTTAAATTAGGAAAAGGACAACTTAAAAATTTCGATTGGAAAGAATCTAATGAGATAGCTGAGAATAAAAAAGATTATCCATTAATTTTAACAACTAGTAGAGTTCTTCAACATTATAATGCTGCTACTATGACAAGACGTACTAAAAATATTAATATAGTTTCTGAAGATTTATTACTAGTTCACCCTAATGATGCTAAAAAAAGAGAATTAAATACTGGTGATATTGGTAGACTTTATTCTGGCAGAGGTGAGGTAGCTTTAAAAGTTGAGGTTACTGATAAAGTTAAAGAAGGAATTGTATTTACAACATTCCACTTCCCAGAACATATGGTTAACATGGTAACTGGTCATGGAAAAGATGAAGAGACAATGTGTGCAGAATACAAAGTTTCTTCTGTAGAAATTCAAAAGATATCCAATCAATTTAAAACTGTTGTTGAGCCTAAAGAAAATCAAGCAGAACTTTCATAATTACTAATATTTTAATACGTGCTTTAAAAAATTATAAAGTTTATAATTTTAAAAATGACTAATTCAAATATAGATATTGATAAGGCAGGATGGTCGTTTGATAACACATATGCAAAACTACCTGAAGATTTTTTAGTAAAACAAACCCCAATTCCAGTAAAATCTCCAGAAATTATAATTTTAAATAAAGATCTCTCCAAAGATTTAGGTTTAGATTTTACAAATATTAAAGAAGAGAATTTATCTCAACTATTTTCTGGAAATTTATTGCCAACAGGTTCAGAGTCAATCGCACAAGCATATGCAGGACATCAATTTGGACATTTTACAATGTTAGGTGATGGGCGAGCTGTTCTTATGGGTGAACACGTATCAAAAAATGGTGATAGACATGACATTCAGTTTAAAGGGTCAGGAAAAACACCATTTTCAAGAAGTGGTGATGGACGAGCAGCACTTGGTCCAATGCTCAGAGAATATATTATTAGCGAAGCAATGCATGAGCTGGGGGTACCAACGACCAGAAGTTTAGCAGTTGTTAAAACTGGAGAAAATGTAATTAGAGAAATACATTTACCAGGTGCTATATTAACTAGAATTGCTGCTAGTCATATCCGTGTAGGAACTTTTCAATATATTGCAGCCACTCAAAAAGAACAAAATTTAAAAGTCCTGTTTGATTACGTAATCAATCGACACTATCCCAATATAAAAAATTCTAAAAACCAAGCCTTGGATTTGTTGAAAACAATAATGAATGTTCAAATTAATTTAGTTATTAACTGGATGCGTATTGGCTTCATTCATGGTGTGATGAACACTGACAATGTATCGATTTGTGGTGAAACAATTGATTACGGTCCATGTGCTTTTATGGATACTTATAATCCAGATACAATCTTTAGTTCAATTGATCAACAAGCAAGATATTCATTCTCAAATCAACCAAAAATTATTAAATGGAATTTAGCAAGATTTGCAGAGTGTATCATAACACTTATAGACGACAACAAAGACAAGGCTGTAGAAATTGCAACTGAAGTAATTAATTCATTTGAAAGGATATATGAAGAAAAATGGCTGAACATGATGCGGGATAAATTAGGGTTATTTGGTGAACATATAAATGATCAAATTTTAATTACGGAACTTCTAAAATGGATGGACAAAAATAAAGCTGATTACACTAATACTTTTTGTTTTTTAATGAACGAAAAATTTTCAGACAATGAAATTTATAATGATGAAAACTTTCTTATTTGGAAAAAAAGATGGAAAGACCGCTTAGAATTAAATAACAACAATCAAGAAAAGTATTTAAAACTGATGCATTCAGTAAACCCAATAATTATTCCTAGAAATCATAAAGTTGAAGAAGCTTTAACCGCTGCAAACAATGGTGATTTAGAAGTTATGAATAAATTATTAGCTGTTTTAAAAAAACCATACGAAAGTCAAAATAGTATTATTGATTTTCAGTCTCCTGCACCGTCTAGTGATAAAGCTTATCAAACATTTTGTGGAACTTGATCTTTAGATTTATTTAAAAGCGATAATATTTAAACTGATTGGAAAACCATAAGGTTTATAATTACTTGTATCTTCAAATATATTGAAATTTATTACTTTTTCAGTTTTTGTAAATTTAGCCTTTTCAAGAGCAGACTTTAAAAAACCAAAATTCCAACCAAAATAATGAAAATCATAATCATCAGTTTGACCTCCAAAGATCATTCTTAATACATGCATTTTTATTTCACCTTCAGTTTTTCCAATTTTAGTAGCATAATCTTTTAGTGGCATTAAAAAAAATTTAAATAAAACATCTATATCTGGAACTGACACATAAAACTTTCCACCTGCTTTTAAAACTCTATTTATTCCACTTAAAGTACTTATAATTTTTTTTTGTGGTACATGCTCAAAAACATGACTAGCATAAATTTCATCAATTGACTCTTTTTCAAATTGACTTAAATCAGAAATATCACCAATAAAATCTACACCTTCTTTATTTTGAATATTTAATATTTTCCATCCATCTTTTTGAATTTTACCACCAATATGAAGTTTCATAAAAAACTATACCATTTTTTATAAAAATTTATAATACATATGGTTCTGGTCTTGCATTATTATCAAGAACTCTTTCAACAGAAAAATCACTTATATCAATTGTTTGATAAGATCCCGTAGAAATTAATTCAGTTAATGCTCTTCCTATTCCAGGGGCTTGCATTAATCCTCTGCCTGTAAATCCTGAGGCCATATAAACATTTTCATACTTAGGGTGCTTGCCAACTACCGCATTATTATCCAATTTATTACAATCATAATAACCGGCCCATCCACCAGTTAATTTTAATTTTTCAAAAGCAGGAATTCTTTGTGCTAATGCAGGCCATACTAATTCTTCAAAATCATTCCAAGCTGGTTCTAAATCAGTAGCTTCAAATACTGAGTTAGGTGAACCTGCCAAATACTCTCCACCTTCAGGTCTCCAGTAAACACCGGTTGTTAAATCTCCTGTTAACGGCATTTCTTTAATATATTTAGGGCATTTAACTCTAAAAACTGTATGTTTTTGAGGAACTACCGGGATATCCTTTAATAATTCTTTAGTCCAACATCCTGCAGCAGATATAATTGTTTTAGCTTTAATATCAGAGATGCTTTTCACTTCACCTTTAATAAATTCTGCACCTAATTCAATTGCTTTACTCTTTAAGGCGCCATGAAACATAAAAGGATCAATCCATCCTTCACTTTGGTTGTCTGTATAAGTTGCTGTTTCGATACCCTCACTGTTTATATAAGGAAATATTTTTGATAGTTCAGAACCTTTGATGTTTTTAGTTCCAGCATCACAAGCTTCATGATTTTTTAGGGCTTTATATTGTTCCTCAGCATGCTCTGGACCAAACATTAATAAATAGCCGTTTGTAACCATGCTTGCTGTAGGGTTTGGATTTTTTTCAGTTTTTAATAGTTCTGGAATCTGAAAAATAAATTCTCTTGCAAATTTTCCTAATAAAATATTTTCTTTTTGAAAAAACTGCCTTCTAAATCCTCCAAGTGATAATGGAAAAGAAGCTGTTTTATAAGTCGGGTCTCTTTCTATAACTTTAACTTTTCTACCTTCTTTAGATAAAAAATACGCTGTAGCAGTCCCTATTATTCCACCACCAACTATTACAACATCGTCCATAATTTATTTTAATTTAATATGATTAAACTTACATTTAGCAGTAATGCAAAGAGACACCAAAGTAAATAAGGAATCATTAAGTAATAACTGTACAAGTTGACACGCTTAAATCTAATTATGAGAATGATTATCAATAATATTAGAATTACTAATACAATTAGAGATAAAATAATTTTATGAAAAACAAAAAAAACTATACTCCAAGTTGTATTAAAAATTAAATGAATAAAGTAGATATAAATAGTGTTCATGTCTCTGTTTTTACTATGCCAAAATTTCCAGATAGCAATTGTCATAAAAAAATAAAGCGTAGTCCAAACTGGTGCAAAAATCCAATCTGGTGGATTAAACGAAGGTTTGATGAGTAAAGAATACCATGGTTCTTTAAAACCTACTGTAGCTAAACCTCCTATTGCAGATGCAGAAAAAGTTACAAGAGCAAATAATAAAAAAGATAAGAATTTGTTTTTTAACATAATTCTATTATACAATAGAATATGGAAGAAAAAAAAGTTATTTGGATAACTGGTGCAAGCAGTGGAATAGGTAAAGCTCTTGCAATCAAATTTGCGGAAAATGGGTGGATGGTTGCTGCATCTGCAAGACGCGAAAATTTATTAAATGAACTAAAAAAAAATAATCAAAATATATTTCCTTTTCCTTTAGATGTTACTGAAATTGATGCATGTAAATCAGTTGCAAAAGATATAATCAAACAATTTGATAATATTGATATATGCGTATTTGGTACTGGCATGCATGATCCAAAATCAGAGAAAAAATTTAATTTAGATAAAATAAGAGAAATAATGGAAGTTAATTATTTTGGAACCATGAATTCAATTAATTCAATCTATGATTATTTTTCTGAGAAAAAAAATGGCCAAATATCTATAATTTCTTCTGTTGCTGGCTATAGAGGATTGCCTGCAGCTGGTGCATATTGTGCTTCAAAATCAGCACTTACCAGCTTTGCTGAAAGCTTAAACTTTGATATGAGAATAAAGAATGTTCGTGTTTCGTTAATCAGCCCCGGTTTCATAAAAACACCTATGACTGATCAAAATGATTTTCCAATGCCCATGATCAAAACTCCAGAATTTGCTGCAGATGAAATTTATAAAGGATTAGTAATCAAAAAAAGTTTTGAAATACATTTCCCAAAAGCTTTTACTTATTTTTTAAAATTTCTTCAAATGCTACCTAGCAGTTTATATTTTAAGTTAGTTGCTAGAGGTATGAAGAAGATTGATTATTAATTTTTTTTAAAGAAAACTGTCAACTCACCAACTTTAAATCCAAACTTTGTAAGTGTGGCTCGATTAATTGCAACATCTTCATCCTGTTTAAAAATCCAATCATCAAAAGAAACTTTAATATTCTTTCCTTTAAATGGGACCATTAAATCATATTCAAATTTAAAAGCTGATCCATATTGATAACCTTTAGCTGTACCCACGACATCAGGGGCAGTACCTTCATAATAATTTTGATCAATCTTTTTGATTTTCCATATCCGATTTTGCTTTTCTCCGTCTGTCCAATAAAAATCTTCTTTAAGAGTTAAAATATCTTCCTCAAAACTACCTGTCATATCAGCTTTAAACTGTCTAGTGACCTTACCACTACGGTCTTGTAATAGACCCCATGCTTTAACCGGACCATTAAAGTATTGCTCTATAGTCATAGTTGGTTCAGTATTTTTGAAATCAGTTGGCTTCATAGAGTTATTGTTTATACAACTTGCTGTAAAGAATAAAGAAATTATTAACACAGTTAATCTAATGGTTTTAAAGTTTATCATGTCGCTCCTATTGTTATTTATTTTGCAGTGAAAATTGAATTAAGTCTATATTTTTTGATTTAAAACCAGCTTCACAATATGAAAGGTAAAATTCCCACATTCTTTTAAATTTTAAATCAAAGCCTTGTTTTTTAATTAAGTCCCATTTTTTATTAAATATTTCTCTCCAAATAATCAAAGTCTCAGAGTAATGGTTGGCATATGAATTATACTCACTAAATTTTAATCCATTTTTATCTACATAATTTTGCAATTCACCTTTTGAAGGCAAAAAGCCACCTGGGAAAATATACTGTTGTATAAAGTCTTTTTTATTTTTATATCTATGAAATAAACTATCATCGATAGTTATGGCCTGAATACCCACCGTACCTGATGGTGTTAGATTATTTTTAATCGTATTAAAATAACTGTCTAAATAGTTTTGACCTACAGCCTCAATCATTTCTATTGATGCAATATGATCATATTTATCTTTTAAATCTCTATAATCTTTAATTTGAATATTTACTTTTTCATTAAGTCCACATCGATGAATTCTCTCTTTAGCAAATTCAAATTGTTTTTTGGAAATAGTAATACAATCTAATTTAACATCATAATTGGTACCTAAATACTCAGCAAAACCACCCCAACCACAACCAATTTCTAAAATTTTATTACCATTTGTAGGCTTTATTAGATCTATTAATTTTTGATATTTATTGTTCTGAGCTTCAAAAAGTTCTTGTTTGGGGCTTTCAAATATAGCACTGGAATAAGTTAAAGTTTTATCAAGCCATAATGAAAAAAAGTCATTTCCTAAATCATAATGCTTAGCAATATTTTCTTTACTTCTATTTTTAGTATTTTTAATAATTTTATTTTTAATAAAATTGATAAAAGGTAAATCGAATATTCCAGAAAATTTATAAATGGTTTTTATATTCTTTGCTGTTAACTCGATCAAATCAGAAAGATTATTTGTTGTAAAAAAATCTTTCATATAAGATTCTCCCAAACCAATACTTCCACTTTTAATCAAATTATAATTGAGACTTTCATCTTTAATTTCTAAAAAAACTTTTAAAGCTTCATCAGGGTTGCCAAACTTTAAAACTTCACCATTTACTTTTTTAATTTCAAGAAAACCATATTTAATACTTTTTAACGCATTAAATACAATCAAATCTGAAATTTTATAAATTAACATTAGTTTTCGATAGTAATATTATTCTTAATCTTTATTTTTTTTTTTAAATTTAATTCCTTTTGTCCATAATTTAAATGCCTCATAATGTATCGCTAGAATGATTTTGAATGTCATTAATGGATGTTTTAAGTAAGATTTAAGTAGATTTCTATTATTCAATTCACTTTTAATACCATCCTGTGAAGCATATAATACTTTACCAACTGGATCATTCAGATCAATTATTAGAGATATTTTATTACCAGGCTTTAAAAGTCTAAAAAAGTAAATACAATTCATTTCAATAAATGGCGATACATGAAATTTTTTCTTACACACATGTTGAATCAGATTTTGGTCTTTTTCAGTTTTAAAAATATAAACATGTTGCTCACCAAATGTGTTTTTTACTTCATATAAAATAGATATCAGATCAAAATTTTTGTCATATACATAAAAAACACTTAGCGGATTAAACACATAACCAAATATTCTTGGATAACATAAAAGTTTAATATGAACATCGTTAGTATCAATATTATTTTTTTTAAGATTATCTAAAACCCAGTCCTTAAGAGAGCTGCCATCTCTTGCTCCATGGTCTTTATCAAAGAAACTAATAATATTTAATTTATTGTATGAAAATATCTTTAAGGTTTTGTGTAATAAATCTATTTCTGATAAATCTATAAGTAGTGAAAATACATTGTAATTAAAACTATGAATTTTGGGCTTAAATCTTTTATGAATTACATTTCCTGTATAAATATAAGAATTTTTAATCATTAAGTGTTTTTAGCATATCAATAGAAGACTTTATTCCATCCTCATGAAAACCATAACCAAAATAACTGCCACAAAATAAAATATTTTTTTTATTTTGAATTTTATGCAGGTTACTTTGATTATTTAATGCTTCTGTATCGTAATAAGGGTGAGTAAATGCTACTTTTTTAAATATCTTATTATTTGGAATTTCTTTAAATGGATTTATTGTTAAAAAAATATCTCTATCTATCTTTAAATTTTGTAGCTGGTTTATCCAATATGTTACAGCTGTCCTTTCATTATTTGCTGAATCCATAGAAGAATTCCAAGCACACCATGCTTTTTTATTTTTAGGCATAACACTTTCATCAAAATGTATTACTGCAGTGTTTGCTCTATATTTAAATTTCTTTAATATTATCTCTTCATCTAGCGTTGGATTATCAATTATCTTCAATGCTTCATCTGCGTGGGTTGCTATTACAACTTTATCATAATCAAAGAACTCATTTTCCTCTCCATAAAAAATTTTAGCACCTAAATCATTTCTGGTAATTTTATTTATATTGTAATTCTTAAAATGTTCACCACTAACTTGACCTATTATTTTATCAACATAAGTTTTGCTCCGATTTGTAACCGTAAACCATTGAGGTCTATCTTTAATTTTAAACAGCCCGTGATTCTTGAAAAAACTTAGAAAAAAAGATAATGGCATTTGTTTTGCTTCATATGGTGGCATCGACCATATTGCAGATACCATTGGTATAATATGATAATTAATAAAATAATCTGAAATTTTTATTTCTGTTAAATACTCCCCTAATGTTATTGAACTAATTTTTTTAATTTCTATTTTTTCACATTTTTTATAAAAGCTTAAAATTTCAAAAAACATTTTTAAAAATTTTGGATTAAATAAATTTTTTTTATTGGAAAAAATTCCACTTAATCCTTTTCCACAATATTCTAAACCACTATTTTCTACAGTAACAGAAAATGACATATCACTTTTTTCAATCTCTATTTTATTTTCTAAAAAAAAATTAATCAAATTTGGATAAGTTTGCTTGTTAAAAACCATAAATCCAATATCTATTGGAATTTCTTTATTAAGGTTGTAAGCAACTTTTATTGTATTTGCATGACCCCCAAATTGATTTTCTTTTTCAAATAAATCAACTTTATGTTTTTTAGATAGGTAATAAGCAGCACTTAATCCTGATATACCCGCACCTACTACAGCAATTTTCATCTTAGTAAATATCTAAGCTGCTGTGTCTTCGTACTCTTCCATAGATGGGCATGTGCAAAACAAGTTTTTATCTCCATAAACATTATCTACTCTACCAACTGGAGGCCAATATTTATTTGTTCTTAAAAACTCCGAAGGATAAGCAGCCTCTTCTCTTTCATACTTATGATCCCACTTATTGGATGTTAATTCAACGTGAGTATGTGGCGCATTCTTCAATGGGTTGTCAGTCTTGTCATATTCACCAGACTGAATTTTATCTATTTCTTGTTTTATCTTTATAAGAGTAGAACAAAACTTGTCAATTTCACTCAAACTTTCACTTTCCGTAGGTTCAATCATCATTGTACCAGCAACAGGCCAAGACATTGTTGGAGCATGGTAGCCAAAATCAATCAATCGCTTTGCAATATCTTCCTCTGTGATCCCTGTTTCACTTTTTATCGTTCTAATATCAATGATACATTCATGAGCTACATTGCCACTTTTACCCTTATATAAAATTGGAAAAGAGTCTTTTAATTTATGTGCAATGTAATTTGCATTTAGTATTGCAACTTGTGATGCTTTTCTTAAACCTTCTGAACCCATCATCTTTATATACATCCATGAAATCGATAAAATACTGGAGCTGCCCCAAGGAGCTGCAGATACTGCTCCCATTCCAGTCACTGGGCCACAATCTTTTATCACAGAATGTTTTGGCAAAAATATTTCTAAATGTTTTTTACACGCTATTGGTCCCATACCTGGTCCACCACCACCATGGGGTATACAAAATGTTTTATGCAAATTTATATGACAAACATCTGGTCCAAAATTTCCTGGTTTGGCAATACCTACTAATGCATTTAAATTTGCTCCATCCATGTAAACTTGCCCACCATGATTATGAATTAATTCACAAATGTCAGTTATTTTTTCCTCAAAAACACCATGTGTTGAAGGGTAAGTGACCATAAGGGCAGCTAAATTTTCTGAATGTTCTTCAGCTTTATTTTTTAAATCTTCATAATCTACGTTTCCATGTTGATCACATTTCACAACAACTACTTTCATACCAACCATTTGAGCGCTAGCAGGGTTTGTGCCATGTGCAGAGCTTGGAATTAAACAAACATTACGATTTGTTTCACCATTTTTTTCATGAAATTTACGTATTACCATTAGACCAGCAAACTCTCCTTGAGCACCAGCATTTGGTTGCAATGAAACTCCAGAAAATCCAGTAATTGATCTCAACCAGTTTTTTAAATCTGTAAATAATTCCCTATAACCATCCATTTGCTCTACAGGAGAAAAAGGATGTGGCTGTGAAAATTCTTTCCAAGTAACTGGTATCATTTCTGAAACTGCATTAAGCTTCATAGTGCACGAGCCTAAAGCAATCATGGATTTATTTAGGGCAATGTCAGAGTCTTCTAATTTTTTTAGATAACGTAGCATTTCTGTTTCTGAATGGTATCTATTAAAAACTGGATGATCTAAATAAGTTGAAGTTCTTAATAAATTTTTAGGAATATTAGACAAACTTTCATTCATAGATTCTTTAATTGTTTCTGAACAATTAAAAATTTTTAATAATTGATTTGCTCTATAAAGATTTTTTCTTTCATCAAAAGACACTGCTAACATTTCAGAATTTACTTTTCTGATATTTACTCCTTGATCTAAAGCATTTTTATATATCTTCTCTGTTTTATCTAGAGTTTTTATTGTTACCGTATCAAAAAAATCATTTGAATAAAGTTCATAACCAGATTGTTTTAGTT
The nucleotide sequence above comes from Candidatus Pelagibacter giovannonii. Encoded proteins:
- the fdhF gene encoding formate dehydrogenase subunit alpha, yielding MSSEKRKIAYIDGKPYEIGPNHTSVLKFVESYLGEKKVPALCNDPNLAPYGACRVCSVEIALVKDGPTKVVASCHTPVGENQHIFTNNENLTALRKNIVELVLTDHPMECGTCEVNNNCELQDVANDLGISDHRYNVPKQHKGIPRDTSHDYMRMNLDNCINCGRCVRACDEIQGSFVLTMSGRGFESKITTDNDALFGDSSCVSCGACAHTCPTDAISDVYQSKSVAVDEKVRTTCSYCGVGCNLEASIKDNKVVAISTPKESEVNAGHTCIKGRYAFGFYDHPDRLKTPLIKRNGKFEEASWDEAYDFIKKELNRITKANGPDAVAGISSARCTNEENYVFQKMIRAAIGTNNIDCCARICHSPTAWGMQQTFGTGAATNSTEDIYHADLFMVIGANPTNAHPVTGAKIKQQVMKGKKLIVLDPITTELAKLADYHIKLRPGTNVAILNMMLHYILKANLYDKDFVRDRTEGFANFIKEIERQDMDHLAKVAGVDKQLVKEAAIAYATAKNSMEFHGLGVTEQEQGSKTVMLIADLAMITGNIGRRGVGVNPLRGQNNVQGAADMGCQPHQGAGYFEVADEKVQNFYTEKYGVVHPTKQGLKIPEMFDGAINKDVKAVWIIGEDIVQTDPNSAHVIDAMNSLELLVVQEIFMSETAKLATVVLPGTTFLEKNGTFTNTERRIQRVNRAVPPLPGTKTDGTIVTDMMQKLGFDQPEYDADQVLAEIADVVPFFKGVTRERLGKMGLQWPVQEDGTDTQILHQETFKLGKGQLKNFDWKESNEIAENKKDYPLILTTSRVLQHYNAATMTRRTKNINIVSEDLLLVHPNDAKKRELNTGDIGRLYSGRGEVALKVEVTDKVKEGIVFTTFHFPEHMVNMVTGHGKDEETMCAEYKVSSVEIQKISNQFKTVVEPKENQAELS
- a CDS encoding protein adenylyltransferase SelO, whose protein sequence is MTNSNIDIDKAGWSFDNTYAKLPEDFLVKQTPIPVKSPEIIILNKDLSKDLGLDFTNIKEENLSQLFSGNLLPTGSESIAQAYAGHQFGHFTMLGDGRAVLMGEHVSKNGDRHDIQFKGSGKTPFSRSGDGRAALGPMLREYIISEAMHELGVPTTRSLAVVKTGENVIREIHLPGAILTRIAASHIRVGTFQYIAATQKEQNLKVLFDYVINRHYPNIKNSKNQALDLLKTIMNVQINLVINWMRIGFIHGVMNTDNVSICGETIDYGPCAFMDTYNPDTIFSSIDQQARYSFSNQPKIIKWNLARFAECIITLIDDNKDKAVEIATEVINSFERIYEEKWLNMMRDKLGLFGEHINDQILITELLKWMDKNKADYTNTFCFLMNEKFSDNEIYNDENFLIWKKRWKDRLELNNNNQEKYLKLMHSVNPIIIPRNHKVEEALTAANNGDLEVMNKLLAVLKKPYESQNSIIDFQSPAPSSDKAYQTFCGT
- a CDS encoding class I SAM-dependent methyltransferase, which codes for MKLHIGGKIQKDGWKILNIQNKEGVDFIGDISDLSQFEKESIDEIYASHVFEHVPQKKIISTLSGINRVLKAGGKFYVSVPDIDVLFKFFLMPLKDYATKIGKTEGEIKMHVLRMIFGGQTDDYDFHYFGWNFGFLKSALEKAKFTKTEKVINFNIFEDTSNYKPYGFPISLNIIAFK
- a CDS encoding NAD(P)/FAD-dependent oxidoreductase gives rise to the protein MDDVVIVGGGIIGTATAYFLSKEGRKVKVIERDPTYKTASFPLSLGGFRRQFFQKENILLGKFAREFIFQIPELLKTEKNPNPTASMVTNGYLLMFGPEHAEEQYKALKNHEACDAGTKNIKGSELSKIFPYINSEGIETATYTDNQSEGWIDPFMFHGALKSKAIELGAEFIKGEVKSISDIKAKTIISAAGCWTKELLKDIPVVPQKHTVFRVKCPKYIKEMPLTGDLTTGVYWRPEGGEYLAGSPNSVFEATDLEPAWNDFEELVWPALAQRIPAFEKLKLTGGWAGYYDCNKLDNNAVVGKHPKYENVYMASGFTGRGLMQAPGIGRALTELISTGSYQTIDISDFSVERVLDNNARPEPYVL
- a CDS encoding TspO/MBR family protein; translated protein: MGGLATVGFKEPWYSLLIKPSFNPPDWIFAPVWTTLYFFMTIAIWKFWHSKNRDMNTIYIYFIHLIFNTTWSIVFFVFHKIILSLIVLVILILLIIILIIRFKRVNLYSYYLMIPYLLWCLFALLLNVSLIILN
- a CDS encoding SDR family NAD(P)-dependent oxidoreductase produces the protein MEEKKVIWITGASSGIGKALAIKFAENGWMVAASARRENLLNELKKNNQNIFPFPLDVTEIDACKSVAKDIIKQFDNIDICVFGTGMHDPKSEKKFNLDKIREIMEVNYFGTMNSINSIYDYFSEKKNGQISIISSVAGYRGLPAAGAYCASKSALTSFAESLNFDMRIKNVRVSLISPGFIKTPMTDQNDFPMPMIKTPEFAADEIYKGLVIKKSFEIHFPKAFTYFLKFLQMLPSSLYFKLVARGMKKIDY
- a CDS encoding DUF3833 domain-containing protein: MINFKTIRLTVLIISLFFTASCINNNSMKPTDFKNTEPTMTIEQYFNGPVKAWGLLQDRSGKVTRQFKADMTGSFEEDILTLKEDFYWTDGEKQNRIWKIKKIDQNYYEGTAPDVVGTAKGYQYGSAFKFEYDLMVPFKGKNIKVSFDDWIFKQDEDVAINRATLTKFGFKVGELTVFFKKN
- a CDS encoding SAM-dependent methyltransferase, which encodes MLIYKISDLIVFNALKSIKYGFLEIKKVNGEVLKFGNPDEALKVFLEIKDESLNYNLIKSGSIGLGESYMKDFFTTNNLSDLIELTAKNIKTIYKFSGIFDLPFINFIKNKIIKNTKNRSKENIAKHYDLGNDFFSLWLDKTLTYSSAIFESPKQELFEAQNNKYQKLIDLIKPTNGNKILEIGCGWGGFAEYLGTNYDVKLDCITISKKQFEFAKERIHRCGLNEKVNIQIKDYRDLKDKYDHIASIEMIEAVGQNYLDSYFNTIKNNLTPSGTVGIQAITIDDSLFHRYKNKKDFIQQYIFPGGFLPSKGELQNYVDKNGLKFSEYNSYANHYSETLIIWREIFNKKWDLIKKQGFDLKFKRMWEFYLSYCEAGFKSKNIDLIQFSLQNK
- a CDS encoding DUF1365 domain-containing protein; amino-acid sequence: MIKNSYIYTGNVIHKRFKPKIHSFNYNVFSLLIDLSEIDLLHKTLKIFSYNKLNIISFFDKDHGARDGSSLKDWVLDNLKKNNIDTNDVHIKLLCYPRIFGYVFNPLSVFYVYDKNFDLISILYEVKNTFGEQHVYIFKTEKDQNLIQHVCKKKFHVSPFIEMNCIYFFRLLKPGNKISLIIDLNDPVGKVLYASQDGIKSELNNRNLLKSYLKHPLMTFKIILAIHYEAFKLWTKGIKFKKKNKD